In a genomic window of Telopea speciosissima isolate NSW1024214 ecotype Mountain lineage chromosome 5, Tspe_v1, whole genome shotgun sequence:
- the LOC122663137 gene encoding geranylgeranyl pyrophosphate synthase, chloroplastic-like, with amino-acid sequence MRYYLLTGGKCVHPVLCIAACELIGGDEGTTMPTACAVEMIHTMSLIDDDLPCMENNDLRRRKPTNHKVFGKGVVILAEDALLAFTFEYIASTTVEVSPANIVSIVIELAKVIGMEGLVGGQVVDISLAGLSEVDLE; translated from the coding sequence ATGCGCTACTACCTCCTCACCGGAGGCAAGTGTGTACACCCTGTTCTTTGCATTGCCGCTTGCGAGCTCATCGGAGGCGACGAAGGCACGACAATGCCGACCGCATGTGCGGTGGAGATGATCCACACCATGTCTTTGATTGACGATGATCTCCCCTGTATGGAAAACAATGATCTCCGTCGGAGGAAGCCCACCAATCACAAAGTCTTCGGCAAGGGTGTGGTCATCCTAGCCGAAGATGCTCTGTTAGCATTCACATTTGAATACATCGCCTCGACGACTGTTGAGGTGTCCCCAGCGAATATCGTTAGTATCGTCATAGAACTAGCGAAGGTGATTGGGATGGAGGGCCTGGTTGGTGGCCAAGTGGTGGATATCAGCTTGGCTGGGTTGTCTGAGGTGGATTTGGAGTAG
- the LOC122663136 gene encoding geranylgeranyl pyrophosphate synthase, chloroplastic-like, with product MSSANLGSLVQTCSIFHHEGISRFPCSTFNPLRRKPTSLFSPSTGRPSITPSSSSLSAIFVAKEEERQKEGESPEMETGFNFKSYMLQKGASVHQALEAVVNLRDPLKIHEAMRYYLLARDKCVRPILCIAACQLVGGNEGTAMSAACVVEIIHTMSLIHDDLPCMDNDDLRRGKPTNHKVFGEVVAVWIFLLSISRSVSSYSYPP from the coding sequence ATGAGTTCTGCAAATTTGGGTTCGTTGGTTCAAACCTGCTCGATATTTCACCATGAAGGAATATCCAGATTCCCTTGCTCGACGTTTAACCCTTTGCGGAGGAAGCCCacatctctcttttctcccagCACAGGACGACCCTCCATtactccttcttcttcttccctctctgcGATTTTTGTCGCCAAGGAAGAGGAGAGGCAGAAAGAAGGTGAAAGCCCTGAGATGGAGACGGGCTTCAATTTCAAATCCTATATGCTTCAGAAGGGAGCTTCTGTTCATCAAGCCCTCGAAGCTGTTGTCAACCTTAGGGATCCCCTGAAGATCCATGAAGCTATGCGCTACTACCTCCTCGCCAGAGACAAGTGTGTACGCCCTATTCTTTGCATTGCCGCTTGCCAGCTCGTTGGAGGCAACGAAGGCACGGCCATGTCTGCCGCATGTGTGGTGGAGATAATCCACACCATGTCTTTGATTCACGATGATCTCCCCTGTATGGACAACGATGATCTCCGTCGGGGGAAGCCCACCAATCACAAAGTCTTCGGCGAGGTTGTGGCGGTctggatttttctcctctccatttctcgATCTGTAAGTTCTTATTCGTATCCCCCTTAA